In Paenibacillus kyungheensis, the following are encoded in one genomic region:
- a CDS encoding nucleotidyltransferase domain-containing protein, which translates to MDIHNWQPLTIEEVSLLFRDISIIWGIAGGWALDLHVGRQTREHKDIDIILFRKDQYKVYQYLSKDWILYKAYKGTLELWEGEQLEQVNDIWVKKDEHSAWAFQLMFVDQVDKDWVYRRHPEIRRKANDIFLTTTDHIRYLRPEIQLLYKGGGAVIREKDDLDWQMMLPHLTVEEKEWIVSGLKGQFPEGHRWLKTESI; encoded by the coding sequence ATGGATATCCACAACTGGCAACCGCTTACTATAGAAGAAGTCAGCTTATTATTCCGAGATATATCAATTATCTGGGGGATTGCAGGAGGATGGGCTTTGGATCTACATGTAGGTAGACAAACCCGAGAACATAAAGATATCGATATTATCTTATTTCGCAAAGATCAGTATAAAGTATATCAATATTTGAGCAAAGATTGGATATTGTACAAAGCATATAAAGGCACATTAGAGCTTTGGGAAGGAGAACAGTTAGAGCAAGTGAATGATATATGGGTGAAAAAAGATGAGCATTCTGCATGGGCATTTCAATTGATGTTTGTAGATCAAGTGGATAAAGATTGGGTATATCGCAGACATCCGGAGATTCGTCGAAAAGCTAATGACATTTTTCTAACGACGACAGATCATATTCGCTATCTTCGACCTGAGATTCAGCTTCTATACAAAGGAGGCGGTGCAGTGATTCGAGAAAAGGATGATCTGGATTGGCAGATGATGCTTCCGCATTTAACAGTAGAGGAAAAAGAATGGATAGTATCTGGGTTGAAAGGACAGTTTCCAGAAGGACATCGCTGGTTAAAGACTGAAAGTATATGA
- a CDS encoding NADP-dependent oxidoreductase, which translates to MPAPEMMHAIRVHAYGNSEKMHYENVLMPKIEADEVLIKVSATAFNPLDHLIRMGVVQETFPHKLPYIPNVEVSGTITEIGKNVKNVKVGEPVFALLNILSNGAAAEYVATKAEYVATAPKKIKLPEVAALPVGALTAWQALFDHGHLESGQRVLIAGAAGGVGTLAVQLAKWKGAYVIGTASEASFPMLKEIGIDELIDYNQEMVEDRIEDKLDLIFNLSPEGTNEVSNWLHLLREGGTFVSVTSPADEAVAKELKVNVVNMSVQQSGTQLAQIAALADEGVLKPVIAEKVKLKDLPELHHRAEVGTVRGKVLITVAE; encoded by the coding sequence ATGCCAGCTCCAGAAATGATGCACGCGATAAGAGTTCATGCTTATGGTAATAGTGAAAAAATGCACTATGAGAACGTATTAATGCCGAAGATTGAAGCAGATGAAGTATTAATCAAAGTCTCGGCAACAGCCTTTAACCCGTTAGATCACTTGATTCGTATGGGAGTGGTGCAAGAAACGTTCCCTCATAAATTACCTTATATTCCGAATGTAGAAGTATCCGGTACCATTACAGAAATAGGCAAAAACGTGAAGAATGTAAAAGTAGGCGAACCTGTTTTTGCATTGTTAAATATTCTGTCTAATGGAGCCGCTGCCGAATATGTAGCGACCAAAGCAGAATATGTAGCGACAGCACCGAAAAAGATCAAACTTCCAGAAGTAGCTGCTCTTCCAGTGGGTGCCTTAACCGCATGGCAAGCGCTATTCGATCATGGTCATTTGGAAAGTGGACAACGTGTGTTAATCGCAGGAGCCGCAGGTGGAGTAGGTACATTAGCGGTACAATTGGCTAAATGGAAAGGCGCCTATGTGATCGGTACTGCATCCGAAGCCAGTTTCCCAATGCTTAAAGAAATCGGCATAGATGAGCTTATCGACTACAATCAAGAAATGGTCGAAGATCGTATTGAAGACAAGCTTGATCTTATTTTTAATCTATCGCCCGAAGGCACAAATGAAGTAAGCAACTGGCTTCATTTACTACGTGAAGGTGGAACATTCGTCTCGGTCACTAGCCCGGCAGATGAAGCCGTCGCTAAAGAGCTCAAAGTCAATGTAGTCAATATGAGCGTACAGCAAAGTGGAACACAATTGGCTCAGATTGCTGCACTTGCCGATGAAGGTGTGCTCAAACCTGTGATTGCTGAAAAAGTAAAACTCAAAGACCTCCCTGAACTGCATCACCGCGCAGAAGTAGGAACAGTTCGCGGTAAAGTGTTAATTACAGTAGCAGAATAA
- a CDS encoding HEAT repeat domain-containing protein, translated as MEPINYIQDLIYRMSIKTDEQGQAVRSSGDSVGWKARKEAKQLKEEYWIDIVDKVWTQTTDVNDREHLFFIWSYLACHTQGTRAVDKMLLYFRAAPPREQMVLLYTFTYVPFIPDATPFLSLSYAKKSSVRHHAIEILGRCDREVVGERLIELLSISKNYLDLFHILLAIQKVNLQMAAPYLVPHLRSNKVDIRALCIDMLSTFDGNHYLSIFEHHLVKDLSSSVKWNAMKAIAEHGTPSQVKLVLKRVKSIVSRPRAGRQHLISELMYGISFLHRVASDDPAVVKWLQELRTTKYDNLFEHEQKLLSELLAE; from the coding sequence ATGGAACCTATAAATTACATACAAGACTTGATCTATCGGATGAGTATCAAAACCGACGAACAAGGTCAAGCCGTAAGAAGTTCAGGCGATAGTGTAGGCTGGAAAGCTCGCAAAGAAGCCAAGCAATTGAAAGAAGAGTATTGGATAGATATCGTAGACAAGGTATGGACACAGACTACTGATGTGAATGATCGCGAACATCTCTTTTTTATATGGAGTTATCTTGCATGTCATACTCAAGGTACACGAGCTGTAGACAAAATGTTATTGTATTTCCGCGCTGCTCCTCCTCGTGAACAAATGGTTCTTTTGTATACTTTTACCTATGTGCCCTTTATTCCAGATGCTACACCTTTCTTATCTTTGTCTTATGCCAAAAAATCTTCAGTACGTCATCATGCTATCGAAATATTAGGTCGTTGTGATCGTGAAGTTGTAGGTGAACGCCTGATTGAACTATTATCGATATCCAAAAACTATCTTGATTTATTTCATATCCTTTTGGCTATTCAAAAGGTAAACCTACAGATGGCTGCTCCTTACCTAGTTCCTCATTTGCGTTCCAACAAAGTCGATATTCGTGCATTATGTATTGATATGTTGTCTACATTCGATGGCAATCATTATCTATCTATTTTTGAACATCATTTAGTCAAAGATTTATCGTCTTCTGTCAAATGGAATGCGATGAAAGCTATTGCCGAGCATGGCACTCCTTCTCAAGTCAAGCTAGTGCTCAAACGAGTTAAATCTATCGTTTCTAGACCTCGTGCAGGTCGACAACATCTTATCAGCGAGTTGATGTATGGCATATCGTTTCTCCATCGTGTAGCGAGTGACGATCCTGCTGTAGTGAAATGGTTACAAGAGCTGCGAACCACTAAGTATGATAATCTATTTGAACATGAGCAAAAGTTGCTCAGCGAATTATTGGCTGAATGA
- the cydC gene encoding thiol reductant ABC exporter subunit CydC, producing the protein MNDLAIMSKAMLQERKDIILSIVGGFIAGIAGVALFSASGYMISQTVFAPPLYTLIILTSMVKLLGLLRAASRYGERLYSHRATFSMLSRLRVTFFAKLIPITPGILNKRRSGDLLARIVGDVESLQHYFLRVAYPPIIAMTVFLATMLFTSAFSIWIACVLVVGMLLTALVVPGIVLIGQRKINGRVREQRALLSTEVTEVLYGFRDLKIYGQLTEREKQLEQAATILTKEQQQAADNLLRGQSMHTFVSFFISWSVLALGAWLIIEGTLQGVFLAMLIMASMTVFEEVAAMATLPAYKQDSEHAATRLNETVGHTAIQPTSSKKLSNDQAISIDVDQVTFQYEDEWRPALQELSLRLDAGSKTAIVGASGSGKSTIIDLLLKLRTPIAGTVRLNDISVQELDEQSIWQNTNVVLQQGHFFRGTVRDNLLLSDELYSDEQLIQVLHQMQLPHLLLTDMIYEKGENLSDGEKQRLALARALLRKGRLWLLDEPTSSLDYVTEQRVLQQLLARAAEDTLLLIGHRLTGLEKMDQIIVMDQGKMVEIGSYSELMEKQGYFYEMKQIEWQMIGEAAI; encoded by the coding sequence ATGAATGATCTCGCTATAATGTCCAAAGCGATGCTCCAAGAGCGCAAAGATATCATTCTTTCGATAGTGGGAGGATTTATTGCCGGCATCGCAGGAGTGGCTCTATTCTCAGCAAGTGGATATATGATCTCACAGACTGTATTTGCGCCACCACTATATACATTGATTATTCTTACTTCTATGGTCAAGCTATTAGGCCTGCTTCGAGCAGCAAGTCGGTATGGTGAACGTCTATATTCACACCGGGCAACATTTTCAATGTTAAGCCGATTAAGGGTCACATTCTTCGCCAAGCTTATTCCGATTACACCCGGTATATTGAACAAACGACGCAGTGGTGATCTGTTGGCACGCATCGTAGGTGATGTAGAAAGTCTACAACATTACTTTTTGCGTGTAGCTTATCCGCCTATTATTGCTATGACGGTCTTTTTGGCGACTATGTTATTTACTTCTGCTTTTTCAATCTGGATTGCTTGTGTATTAGTCGTTGGGATGTTATTAACAGCACTGGTGGTGCCAGGTATCGTACTGATCGGACAGCGCAAAATCAATGGACGTGTTCGCGAGCAACGAGCATTACTTTCTACAGAAGTAACTGAGGTACTATACGGCTTTCGAGATTTGAAAATTTACGGACAATTAACAGAGCGAGAGAAGCAACTGGAACAAGCGGCTACAATTTTAACCAAAGAACAACAACAAGCCGCTGACAATCTACTACGTGGACAATCTATGCATACATTTGTCTCCTTTTTTATTTCATGGAGTGTGCTGGCGTTGGGAGCATGGTTGATTATAGAGGGTACGCTTCAAGGTGTGTTTTTAGCTATGCTGATTATGGCTTCGATGACTGTTTTTGAAGAAGTGGCAGCGATGGCTACTTTACCCGCGTACAAGCAAGATAGTGAACATGCGGCTACACGACTAAATGAAACAGTAGGGCATACAGCTATACAACCTACATCATCAAAAAAATTATCTAACGATCAAGCTATTTCGATCGATGTAGATCAGGTGACTTTTCAATATGAAGATGAATGGAGACCAGCCTTACAAGAATTGTCATTACGTCTTGATGCAGGTTCCAAAACAGCAATTGTAGGAGCAAGTGGATCAGGTAAGTCCACGATAATCGATCTGTTACTCAAGCTTCGTACACCTATAGCAGGAACTGTACGATTAAATGATATATCTGTACAAGAACTGGATGAACAAAGTATCTGGCAGAACACGAATGTGGTATTACAGCAAGGGCACTTTTTTAGAGGGACTGTTCGTGACAATCTGCTATTAAGCGATGAATTATACTCGGACGAACAATTAATACAGGTACTGCATCAGATGCAACTTCCTCATCTTCTGTTAACCGATATGATCTATGAAAAAGGGGAAAATCTTTCAGACGGCGAAAAGCAAAGACTGGCTCTAGCACGTGCATTATTGCGCAAAGGACGATTATGGCTTCTCGATGAACCCACATCATCGCTAGATTATGTAACTGAACAACGTGTTTTACAACAACTTTTGGCGAGAGCGGCTGAAGATACTCTTCTGCTGATAGGGCATCGCCTGACTGGATTGGAAAAGATGGATCAGATTATAGTGATGGATCAAGGCAAGATGGTAGAGATCGGTTCGTATTCAGAACTTATGGAGAAACAGGGCTATTTCTATGAAATGAAACAAATCGAGTGGCAAATGATCGGAGAAGCGGCTATATAA
- the cydD gene encoding thiol reductant ABC exporter subunit CydD: MSRTSSLISEQMSLQRKNRVLLMIVSLILGITIITQAVLLAEVVQRIFVEKASFSSVTVLLGLLLIVMALRTLLFYSNGKVGLHMAAHAKTNMRAAVIQRLTRTSMPGMLVGQTGGKVSVALDAVDEADSYFSQYMPRMMEAAIIPILIVVFTFSLHVNTGLIMICTAPFIPLFMVLVGLKTKHKSEEKYEQLAAFSGTFLDSLQGLVSLKIFGRAHHQQQQIERSSLGYRDATMSILKIAFTNTFMLESIVMLSIGIVALELAIQLLVFKSMTFHSAFLILLLIPEFYSLLKNTGTAFHSGRTSMGAVRKVEQLLAESRISDSTDNEIEESASTINKPITEASNRSITATDSTPLLIELEQVGFQYAPDSFELATGRIKIIAGEHIAIVGKSGSGKTTLLHLIAGLLKPTTGSVVINGNILSPSNESAWFQHISYITQHPYIFAGTFAENISIGAGREVTRKQIQQAATEAGLTPLIAQLHQGLDTVIGEGGRGLSGGEKQRLALARAFLKRPDIILFDEPTVGLDLHTEQILQRSIAILSQTATMITVAHRLYTIQDADQILYMDNGVVVDSGRHHELLARLSPYADMVNVQQKGVVVV, translated from the coding sequence ATGAGCAGAACATCCAGTCTTATCAGTGAACAAATGTCTTTACAGCGAAAAAATAGAGTTCTACTGATGATCGTTTCATTGATCTTAGGCATTACGATAATTACTCAAGCGGTATTATTAGCTGAAGTGGTGCAACGGATCTTTGTTGAAAAAGCATCTTTCTCATCAGTCACAGTATTACTAGGATTATTGCTGATTGTGATGGCATTACGGACATTATTGTTTTATAGCAATGGCAAAGTAGGGCTACATATGGCTGCTCATGCCAAAACGAATATGCGAGCGGCTGTTATACAACGCTTAACTCGCACGTCTATGCCTGGCATGTTAGTCGGACAGACCGGTGGAAAAGTCAGTGTAGCTCTCGATGCGGTAGATGAAGCAGACAGTTATTTTAGCCAATATATGCCTCGAATGATGGAAGCGGCTATTATTCCGATTTTAATTGTGGTATTTACATTTTCGCTTCATGTAAATACAGGCTTAATTATGATCTGTACTGCTCCATTTATTCCTTTATTTATGGTTTTGGTAGGGTTAAAAACAAAGCATAAGTCAGAAGAAAAGTATGAACAGCTAGCTGCATTTTCCGGTACATTTCTAGACTCTCTTCAAGGGCTAGTGTCGTTAAAAATATTCGGACGTGCGCATCATCAGCAACAACAGATTGAACGTAGTAGTCTAGGGTATCGTGATGCAACGATGAGTATTTTGAAAATTGCCTTTACCAATACATTTATGCTGGAATCTATAGTAATGCTGAGTATTGGTATTGTTGCTTTAGAACTCGCTATTCAATTGCTTGTTTTCAAATCGATGACTTTTCACAGTGCGTTTCTTATTTTGTTGTTGATCCCTGAATTTTATAGTTTATTAAAAAATACAGGAACTGCTTTTCATAGTGGTCGCACAAGTATGGGAGCTGTTCGTAAAGTAGAGCAGTTGCTAGCGGAATCCCGTATATCAGACTCAACAGACAACGAAATAGAAGAATCAGCAAGCACTATCAACAAACCAATAACAGAAGCGAGTAATCGATCAATTACAGCAACAGATTCTACACCGTTATTGATCGAGTTAGAGCAGGTGGGTTTTCAATATGCTCCTGATTCTTTTGAACTGGCGACAGGGCGAATTAAGATTATAGCAGGAGAACATATTGCTATCGTGGGCAAAAGTGGATCTGGAAAAACAACACTACTTCATCTCATTGCTGGCTTGCTCAAGCCTACCACAGGTTCGGTGGTGATCAACGGAAATATATTATCGCCATCTAACGAGTCTGCATGGTTCCAACATATTAGCTATATTACACAGCATCCTTATATATTTGCAGGGACATTTGCTGAAAATATTTCTATAGGAGCAGGGAGAGAAGTGACACGTAAGCAGATTCAACAAGCTGCCACAGAAGCTGGACTTACCCCGCTAATCGCTCAACTTCATCAGGGCTTAGATACGGTGATTGGAGAAGGGGGTAGAGGACTTTCAGGTGGGGAAAAACAACGACTTGCTCTGGCACGTGCTTTTCTCAAGCGACCGGATATTATTTTGTTCGATGAGCCTACGGTAGGATTAGATCTGCACACCGAGCAAATCTTGCAACGCTCTATTGCTATATTATCGCAAACAGCAACGATGATTACAGTAGCGCATCGATTATACACGATTCAAGATGCTGATCAGATCCTGTATATGGACAATGGGGTAGTAGTTGATTCAGGTCGTCATCATGAACTACTAGCTCGTCTATCTCCATATGCAGATATGGTGAATGTGCAACAAAAAGGAGTGGTAGTAGTATGA
- a CDS encoding cytochrome d ubiquinol oxidase subunit II, whose amino-acid sequence MISYELIGISVLWLFLYGYLIVASIDFGAGFFAFYARLTKQDHLINRLISRYLSPVWEITNVFFVFFYIGIVGFFPDTAYYYGSALLVPGSIAIILLAIRGSFYAFENYGSKNNIVFLFLYGATGLLIPASLSVALTLAEGGFILKQGNIVSLDYWELFTNPLSWSIVGLAIVSVLFISGSFLTFYASRAEDESALKLMRGYALFWSTPTIVMALTAFIYLGQHNARHFQNMMDLWWLLALSIAFFMIAMWLLYNGRRYGLAFSCIMLQFFCAFFAYGIGQYPYILDPYITIQSSGTSPAMGFALVVVFIGGLCLLIPSLILVFKLFLFDADYVKGKK is encoded by the coding sequence ATGATTAGTTATGAATTGATTGGTATCTCGGTACTCTGGCTATTTTTATATGGCTATTTAATAGTAGCTTCAATCGATTTTGGCGCAGGATTTTTTGCTTTCTATGCACGCTTAACGAAGCAAGATCATCTGATTAACCGACTGATCTCACGATATTTGTCACCGGTCTGGGAGATCACCAATGTGTTTTTTGTCTTTTTCTATATTGGGATTGTCGGATTTTTCCCGGATACTGCGTATTATTATGGATCTGCTTTACTGGTTCCCGGAAGTATTGCTATTATTCTGCTTGCGATCCGGGGTTCATTTTATGCTTTTGAAAATTATGGTTCCAAAAATAATATTGTATTTCTATTTTTGTATGGAGCAACAGGATTGCTGATTCCAGCTTCGTTATCTGTAGCCCTGACGCTGGCTGAAGGAGGATTTATTCTCAAGCAAGGAAATATCGTGTCTCTGGATTATTGGGAACTGTTCACCAACCCATTGTCATGGAGTATTGTCGGGCTGGCAATTGTATCTGTTTTATTTATTAGTGGCTCCTTTTTAACCTTTTATGCTTCACGTGCAGAAGATGAATCTGCTTTAAAGTTGATGCGAGGGTATGCTTTATTTTGGAGTACACCTACTATTGTGATGGCATTAACCGCTTTTATTTATCTAGGTCAGCACAATGCAAGACATTTTCAAAATATGATGGATTTATGGTGGTTGCTTGCTCTTTCGATAGCTTTCTTTATGATCGCTATGTGGCTGTTATATAACGGACGTCGCTACGGCTTAGCATTTAGTTGTATTATGCTACAGTTTTTCTGTGCATTTTTTGCTTATGGTATCGGGCAATATCCATATATTCTCGATCCCTATATCACTATCCAGAGCAGTGGAACTTCACCGGCGATGGGCTTTGCATTAGTGGTTGTATTTATAGGTGGGCTCTGTCTGTTAATTCCTTCGCTCATTCTAGTATTCAAGCTATTTTTGTTTGATGCAGATTATGTCAAAGGGAAAAAATAA
- a CDS encoding cytochrome ubiquinol oxidase subunit I — translation MEIDTVLWSRLVTGLTLGFHVIFATLGVGIPLMIAIAELIGIRKKDHHYILMAKRWSRGFVISVAVGVVTGTAISLQLALVWPNFMKLAGNVIALPLFMEVFAFFFEAIFLGIYLYTWDRFKNPYLHWLLTIPIVAGAGMSAVFITTVNGFMNTPGGFLMEAGQFVAINPVQAMLNTATFSKVFHVLSSAYLTGAALLAGIAAFAMLRKGVSAYHKKGLNLMMAVVLLFSLFNTLAGDVSAKFLAEHQPEKLAAAEWHFETERGADLILLGWLNAEHEVIGALHLPKVLSFLAFGDFNAEVTGLNEFPLDERPPLLVHYLFDAMAGIGFTLLAVSSLYFLLLFLKKRKELNLNKWMLRMVALSAPLAFLAVEMGWFYAELGRQPWIIRGYIRVEEAATSSPSVRILFFVFLLLYIVLGTICVLVLRRLFNNNPAEVEIEKWLKDHPDNKAEKGGHS, via the coding sequence ATGGAGATCGATACGGTGTTATGGAGCAGGCTTGTAACAGGGCTGACACTTGGGTTTCACGTTATTTTTGCAACGTTGGGTGTCGGCATTCCATTAATGATCGCTATAGCGGAGTTGATCGGTATTCGCAAAAAAGATCATCACTACATACTTATGGCAAAAAGATGGTCAAGAGGATTTGTGATTTCTGTTGCAGTCGGTGTAGTAACAGGTACAGCAATCTCTCTACAACTGGCTCTTGTGTGGCCTAATTTTATGAAATTAGCTGGAAATGTGATTGCATTGCCTTTATTTATGGAGGTATTTGCGTTCTTTTTTGAAGCGATCTTTTTAGGAATTTATTTGTATACATGGGATCGATTCAAAAATCCATATTTACACTGGTTATTAACGATTCCGATTGTGGCTGGAGCTGGAATGTCGGCTGTATTTATTACAACAGTCAATGGATTTATGAATACACCGGGAGGATTTCTAATGGAGGCAGGGCAATTTGTAGCTATAAATCCTGTACAAGCGATGCTCAATACAGCGACATTTTCTAAAGTATTCCATGTACTGAGTTCAGCTTATCTTACAGGTGCGGCATTATTAGCCGGAATTGCTGCTTTTGCTATGTTGAGAAAAGGTGTATCTGCTTATCACAAAAAAGGCTTAAATCTGATGATGGCAGTGGTGTTGTTATTCAGTCTATTCAATACATTAGCTGGCGACGTGTCAGCTAAATTTCTGGCAGAACATCAACCGGAGAAACTTGCTGCGGCAGAATGGCATTTTGAAACTGAACGTGGAGCAGACTTGATTCTGTTGGGATGGTTGAATGCAGAGCATGAAGTAATAGGCGCACTTCACTTGCCGAAAGTACTTAGTTTTCTAGCATTCGGTGACTTTAATGCAGAAGTTACAGGACTGAATGAATTCCCTTTGGATGAACGTCCACCACTACTTGTCCATTATTTGTTTGATGCAATGGCGGGAATTGGATTTACATTGCTTGCCGTATCCAGTCTATATTTTCTATTGCTGTTCTTGAAGAAGCGCAAGGAGCTTAACCTTAATAAATGGATGCTTCGTATGGTTGCACTATCTGCGCCGCTTGCCTTTTTAGCTGTTGAAATGGGTTGGTTCTATGCAGAACTAGGAAGACAGCCGTGGATTATTCGGGGGTATATACGTGTAGAAGAAGCGGCAACATCTTCGCCAAGTGTCCGCATTTTGTTTTTTGTTTTCTTACTTCTTTATATTGTACTTGGCACAATATGTGTTCTGGTATTACGACGACTATTCAATAACAATCCTGCTGAAGTAGAGATCGAGAAGTGGCTCAAAGACCATCCTGACAATAAGGCTGAGAAAGGTGGGCACTCATGA
- a CDS encoding antibiotic biosynthesis monooxygenase family protein yields MFAIMRSITVTEGNANQVVERFNQPGILEEQPGFVDLTILVKQTRKGEEEVVLLFRWESEEAWKNWEKSDAHIQGHRQKAGQPKPDYIINSTNGKYDIKAIKKGKE; encoded by the coding sequence ATGTTTGCTATTATGCGTAGTATCACAGTAACAGAAGGTAACGCCAATCAAGTGGTAGAGCGTTTTAACCAACCTGGTATTTTGGAAGAACAGCCTGGTTTTGTCGATTTGACGATTTTGGTTAAGCAGACTCGTAAAGGGGAAGAAGAAGTTGTGCTTTTATTCCGCTGGGAGTCTGAAGAAGCATGGAAGAACTGGGAGAAAAGTGATGCTCATATTCAAGGGCATCGCCAAAAAGCAGGTCAACCCAAACCTGACTATATCATTAACTCTACAAACGGGAAATATGATATCAAAGCGATTAAAAAAGGTAAAGAATAA
- a CDS encoding AraC family transcriptional regulator, producing the protein MNWITSLQTAIHYMEEHLLEPITIEQIAAQAHLSPFYFQRNFSLLTDTTVAEYLRRRRLTLAAHELLHSEHKIIELAHKYGYDTPESFSKAFRRQHGIAPSEARKHSSSLKSFNRLTIQVNIKGAEPMNYKIIEHPAFSLVGIKQTFSYENGENLRDIPKMWDKAYHEGVEDRLFELNNGTLKGLLGVCVDQTELQSNQMEYWIATAYDGEISEGLSSLHIPASKWSVFEVEGPMPSSMQKVWKQIISEWFPSNAYEHAYLPELEVYGGPNVAPQIWIPITS; encoded by the coding sequence ATGAACTGGATAACCTCTTTACAGACAGCTATTCACTATATGGAAGAACATTTGTTAGAGCCGATAACGATCGAACAAATTGCTGCTCAAGCGCATCTGTCCCCTTTTTATTTTCAACGTAACTTTTCGTTGTTAACGGATACCACAGTGGCAGAATATTTGAGACGTAGACGATTAACATTGGCTGCACATGAACTTCTACATAGTGAGCACAAAATTATTGAGCTTGCGCATAAATATGGATACGATACACCGGAATCTTTTTCCAAAGCTTTCCGCAGGCAACATGGGATTGCACCTAGTGAAGCACGCAAACACAGTAGTTCACTCAAGTCTTTCAATCGCTTAACGATTCAAGTCAATATTAAAGGAGCGGAACCGATGAATTATAAAATAATCGAACATCCTGCATTTTCATTAGTCGGCATCAAGCAAACATTCTCTTATGAAAATGGTGAGAATCTGCGCGACATCCCTAAAATGTGGGACAAAGCGTATCATGAAGGTGTAGAAGATCGTTTATTTGAACTGAACAACGGTACTCTAAAAGGATTACTAGGAGTCTGTGTAGATCAGACTGAACTGCAATCTAATCAAATGGAGTATTGGATTGCTACGGCTTACGATGGGGAGATTTCTGAAGGATTATCAAGCTTACACATTCCTGCTTCCAAATGGAGTGTATTTGAAGTAGAAGGCCCGATGCCATCTAGTATGCAAAAAGTCTGGAAGCAGATTATCTCCGAATGGTTTCCTTCTAATGCTTATGAACATGCGTATCTGCCTGAACTAGAAGTATACGGCGGCCCTAACGTGGCTCCGCAAATCTGGATTCCAATCACCTCTTAA